The Starkeya sp. ORNL1 DNA window CGCTCGCGCGGCAGATAGGAGCGGCCGGGATCGCCGATCCAGACCGCAGCGCCACGGCCGGCGAGGGCCTCCAGCCAGGCGAATACCCGCGCCGCAGTGTCGCGCTCATAGGCGATGTCGCCGGCGAGCACGACGTCCCAGCCGAGATCCTCGCCGACAATGTCGTCGGTGAGCACATGCAGGCAGACGCCGTTGGCCTTCGCGTTCAGCAGCATCGCGGCGTGGGCGAAGCCGTCGATGTCGCAGGCCTCGACCCGCGCGGCGCCGGCTTTGGCGGCGGCGATGGCGACGAGGCCGGAGCCGGAGGCGAAATCCAGCACGCGGCGGCCCCCGACGATCTCGGGCTGGTCCAGCACATGGCGGGCGAGCGCCTGCCCGCCGGCCCAGGCAAAGGCCCAGAAGGGTGGCGGCAGGCCTATCTCACCCAGTTCCTCCTCGGTGCGCTGCCAGATCGGGAGCGCCTCGTCAGCGAGGTGGAGCGTGATTTCCGGCACCAGCGGCACCGGCCGCAACAGCGTCTCGGTGCGGATGAAGACGGTCGGGTCCGACATCAATGTGGGCATGACCGGCTTGATCGGGACCAATGCTTCCGCCGTCAAGCCCAATCGGCTGGTACGCTCTAAAGCGCGACGGCCGTGGTGAGGACTATGAGGGCGAGCATCGCGGCTGCCGCGCGCATCAGATGCGAGCGCTCCCAGCGGCTGCGAAGCTCCTTCCAGTGCGGTTCCGCCGCGCCGGCGGCATCGTGGCTTTCAGTGCCGAAGAAGCGCTTGGCCGAACCGCTCAGCTGCGTCTCCCGCAACCAGTGCCGGTTCACCGGCTGGGTCACCAGCCAGAAGATCAACTGCATGAAGGTGAGCGCGGCGAGCGCGAGGAGAATCAGCCAGAACCGCGTGGAGCCGAGTGGGGTCGCCAGCACGAGCAGGAAGGTGGCAATGATTCCCGCGGGCTCGGCGGCGCCGGCAATGGTGAAGCCGGGATGATAGATGGTCTGTACCGTGCGGTATCGCGGCTCATCGAGCCGCATCTTGCCCGGCAGTTCCAGCACATGGGCGAGCGCCGGGGCCATGGCGCAGGCGACGATCAGCACGGTGAGAATCTCGAAGGCGACGTACATGGCGTCCTCGCGTCGCCATTTCCGTTGCAGATGAAACGGCGCGCGGTTCCTTGCGGTTCCATGCCCCGAGGGTCCTGCTCACCGACAACCTCATCTTGAGAGCCTGACCGAAAACTCCAATTGGCCCTCATCCCCGGACTTGATCCGGGGATCCAGCCCCACCGCATGCACCCGGTTGAAGTCTGGATCCCAGGATCAAGTCCGGGGATGGGGGTGGAAAGGTGGTTCCTTCAACGGATAAGTCGAATTTTGAGTCAGGCTCTGAGGTGCCCGGGCGAAGCCCGAGCCTCGAAGGATGGTGAAGCAGAGGATGCTCGGCGTGAACATCCTTCGAGGCCGCCTGTGGCGGCACCTCAGGATGAGGCGGTTCTGATGTCTGGGAACGAAGCCTCAGCGCTTGGCGCCCGCCATCTCCAGCACGATATTCCATTCGGCGTCGGTGACCGGCTGCACCGAGAGGCGGGAATATTTCAGGAGTGCCATCTCCGCGAGGCGCGGCTCGTTCTTGATCTCGGCGAGGCTCACCGGGCGCGGCAGCTTCTTCACCGCCTTGAGGTCGACCATGACGAACACGCCCTTCTCGTCGCCGGGATCGGGATAGGCCTCCTTGATCACCTCGACGATGCCGACGATCTCCTTGCCCTCGTTCGAATGGTAGAAGAAGCCGTGCTCGCCCTTCTTCATGGCGAGCAATTGCTGCTTGGCGAGGTGGTTGCGCACGCCGTCCCAGTGCGTGCCCTTGGGCCCAGCGGCGACCTGCATGTCCCAGGACCATTTGACGGGTTCGGACTTGTAGAGCCAATGCGCCATTCTCACCCCTCCGCCTTTTGCGGGCGCGCCAGCAGCGCGCCGATGGCCTGATCTATATCCCAGCGCCCGGCAATGATGCTGTCCACCGCCGCCGCGATCGGCATTTCCACATGATGTTGCGTGGCGAGTTCGACCAGCACCGCGGCGGTCGAGGCGCCCTCGGCCAGTCTGGCCGGCGCCGGCTCGCCGCGTCCCAGCGCGAGGCCGAGCGCGAAATTGCGCGATTGCGCGGTGGAGGCGGTGAGGATGAGGTCGCCGAGGCCGGAAAGCCCGGTCAGCGTCTCCGGCCGTGCACCGAAGGCACGTCCCAGCCGCGCCAATTCGGCAAAGCCGCGTGCCACCAGGGCGGCGCCGGCACTGGCGCCGAGGTTGCGCCCGGCGACGATGCCGGCGGCGATGGCGAGCACATTCTTGGCCGCGCCGCCGATCTCGACGCCGCGCACATCATCGCTGTGATAGAGCCGGAACGAGGCGGAGCCGAGCGCGCTCGCGAGCGACTCCGCCAGTGCGGCGTCGCTCGCCGCCAGTGTCACCGCGGTCGGCAGGCCGGCGGCGACGTCGGCGGCGAAGCTGGGGCCGGAGAGCACGGCCGGTATCGCCTGCGGGCAGGCGTCCTCGATCACCTGCGTCATGAACAGATGCGTGCCGCGCTCAATGCCCTTGGCGCAGGTGACGACCGGTGTGTCGCGACGCAGATGGGTCGCCAGCAGGGTCGCGGCGTCGCGGCTGGCCTGGGCCGGGACCACCAGCAGGACAGCCTGGCAGGCGGCGGCCTCGGCAAGGTCGATGGTCGGATGGACCGTGGCGGCGAGCGTCACGCCGGGCAGATGCGCTTCGTTGCGGCGGCTCGTGCGCATCTCGTTGACGAGACCGGGATTGCGCGCCCAGAGAAACACCGTCCGCCCGGCCCGCGCCGCGGCATTGGCGAGCGCGGTGCCCCAGGCGCCGGCACCGATCACGCCGACGTTGCGGATCGGGGCAGCCATCAGGCCGGCTGCTCTTCGTCGACCGGGGCGGTCTCCTCCAGCGGCCAGCGGGCGCGCGGCGCGAATTCGAGACTATCCTTGCGGCCGAGCGCGAGCCGTTCGGCGCCGGCCCAGGCGATCATCGCGCCATTGTCGGTGCACAGTTCCGGCGGCGGCACGGCGAGGCGGGTGCCGCCCTCGGTCGCCACCTTGT harbors:
- a CDS encoding NAD(P)H-dependent glycerol-3-phosphate dehydrogenase, giving the protein MAAPIRNVGVIGAGAWGTALANAAARAGRTVFLWARNPGLVNEMRTSRRNEAHLPGVTLAATVHPTIDLAEAAACQAVLLVVPAQASRDAATLLATHLRRDTPVVTCAKGIERGTHLFMTQVIEDACPQAIPAVLSGPSFAADVAAGLPTAVTLAASDAALAESLASALGSASFRLYHSDDVRGVEIGGAAKNVLAIAAGIVAGRNLGASAGAALVARGFAELARLGRAFGARPETLTGLSGLGDLILTASTAQSRNFALGLALGRGEPAPARLAEGASTAAVLVELATQHHVEMPIAAAVDSIIAGRWDIDQAIGALLARPQKAEG
- a CDS encoding methyltransferase, with product MPTLMSDPTVFIRTETLLRPVPLVPEITLHLADEALPIWQRTEEELGEIGLPPPFWAFAWAGGQALARHVLDQPEIVGGRRVLDFASGSGLVAIAAAKAGAARVEACDIDGFAHAAMLLNAKANGVCLHVLTDDIVGEDLGWDVVLAGDIAYERDTAARVFAWLEALAGRGAAVWIGDPGRSYLPRERLEKVADYGVPVSRELEDAEIKRTSVWRPAPL
- a CDS encoding anthrone oxygenase family protein, with protein sequence MYVAFEILTVLIVACAMAPALAHVLELPGKMRLDEPRYRTVQTIYHPGFTIAGAAEPAGIIATFLLVLATPLGSTRFWLILLALAALTFMQLIFWLVTQPVNRHWLRETQLSGSAKRFFGTESHDAAGAAEPHWKELRSRWERSHLMRAAAAMLALIVLTTAVAL
- a CDS encoding EVE domain-containing protein, translating into MAHWLYKSEPVKWSWDMQVAAGPKGTHWDGVRNHLAKQQLLAMKKGEHGFFYHSNEGKEIVGIVEVIKEAYPDPGDEKGVFVMVDLKAVKKLPRPVSLAEIKNEPRLAEMALLKYSRLSVQPVTDAEWNIVLEMAGAKR